The Leisingera caerulea DSM 24564 genome contains a region encoding:
- the thrS gene encoding threonine--tRNA ligase: MAQISLTFPDGNARSYDAGVTPAQVAADISTSLAKKAISATVNDQHWDLQWPIDGDATIAIHTMKDEAQANELIRHDLAHVMARAVQEIWPDTKVTIGPVIENGWYYDFDRAEPFTPEDLGAIEKKMKEIINKRDEVRTEVWERDRAIQHYTDNNEPYKVELIESIPGDEPLRMYWHGDWQDLCRGPHLQHTGQLPGDAFKLMSIAGAYWRGDSSRAMLQRIYGVAFTGKEKLKAHLHMLEEAAKRDHRKLGREMDLFHMQEEAPGQIFWHPNGWTVYTQLQDYMRRQQRKGGYVEVNTPQVVDRKLWERSGHWDKYQENMFIVEVDEEHAREKAVNALKPMNCPCHVEIFKQGLKSYRDLPLRMAEFGSCNRYEPSGALHGIMRVRGFTQDDAHIFCSEDQIESETATFIEFLSTIYKDLGFEKFSVKFSDRPDTRAGSDEVWDKAEAALLSATRAAGIEPELNPGEGAFYGPKLEFVLTDAIGRDWQCGTHQVDFVLPERLDATYIGADGAKHRPVMLHRATLGSFERFIGILIEEHAGKLPFWLAPRQVVVASITSEADDYVMEVVAELQKAGVRAEADIRNEKINYKVREHSVGKVPVILAVGHREVEERTVSVRRLGEKQTKVESLENVTKALAAEATPPDLL, encoded by the coding sequence ATGGCCCAAATCTCTCTCACCTTCCCCGATGGCAATGCACGATCCTACGACGCAGGCGTAACCCCTGCGCAGGTGGCCGCTGACATCTCGACCTCGCTGGCCAAAAAGGCCATCTCCGCCACCGTCAACGATCAGCACTGGGATCTGCAGTGGCCGATCGACGGCGACGCCACCATCGCCATCCACACCATGAAGGACGAGGCGCAGGCCAACGAGCTGATCCGCCACGACCTGGCGCACGTCATGGCGCGCGCTGTGCAGGAAATCTGGCCCGACACCAAGGTCACCATCGGCCCGGTGATCGAAAACGGCTGGTACTACGACTTCGACCGTGCGGAACCCTTCACCCCGGAGGATCTCGGCGCCATCGAGAAGAAGATGAAGGAAATCATCAACAAGCGTGATGAGGTCCGCACCGAGGTGTGGGAGCGCGACCGCGCGATCCAGCATTACACCGACAATAATGAGCCCTATAAGGTCGAGCTGATCGAGAGCATCCCGGGCGATGAGCCGCTGCGCATGTACTGGCACGGCGACTGGCAGGACCTGTGCCGCGGCCCGCACCTGCAGCACACCGGCCAGCTGCCGGGCGATGCGTTCAAGCTGATGAGCATCGCGGGCGCCTACTGGCGCGGCGACAGCTCCCGCGCCATGCTGCAGCGGATCTACGGCGTCGCCTTCACCGGCAAGGAAAAGCTGAAGGCGCATCTTCACATGCTGGAGGAGGCCGCCAAGCGCGACCACCGCAAGCTGGGCCGTGAGATGGACCTGTTCCACATGCAGGAAGAAGCCCCGGGCCAGATCTTCTGGCATCCGAACGGCTGGACCGTCTACACCCAGCTGCAGGACTATATGCGCCGCCAGCAGCGCAAGGGCGGCTATGTCGAGGTGAACACCCCGCAGGTGGTCGACCGCAAGCTGTGGGAACGCTCGGGCCACTGGGACAAATACCAGGAGAACATGTTCATCGTCGAGGTTGACGAGGAGCACGCCCGCGAAAAGGCGGTGAACGCACTGAAGCCGATGAACTGCCCCTGCCACGTGGAGATCTTCAAGCAGGGCCTGAAGTCCTACCGCGACCTGCCGCTGCGCATGGCCGAATTCGGCTCCTGCAACCGCTATGAGCCCTCGGGCGCGCTGCACGGCATTATGCGGGTGCGCGGCTTCACCCAGGATGACGCGCATATCTTCTGCTCGGAAGATCAGATCGAGTCCGAGACCGCCACCTTCATCGAATTCTTGTCGACCATCTACAAGGACCTCGGCTTCGAGAAGTTCTCGGTCAAATTCTCCGACCGCCCGGACACCCGCGCCGGTTCCGATGAGGTCTGGGACAAGGCCGAGGCCGCGCTGCTGTCCGCCACCCGCGCCGCTGGAATCGAGCCGGAACTGAACCCGGGCGAAGGCGCCTTCTACGGCCCCAAGCTGGAGTTTGTACTGACCGACGCCATCGGCCGCGACTGGCAGTGCGGCACCCATCAGGTGGACTTTGTGCTGCCGGAGCGCCTGGACGCCACCTATATCGGTGCTGACGGCGCCAAGCACCGCCCGGTCATGCTGCACCGCGCCACCCTGGGCTCTTTTGAGCGTTTCATCGGCATCCTGATCGAGGAACACGCCGGCAAGCTGCCGTTCTGGCTGGCGCCGCGCCAGGTGGTGGTCGCCTCGATCACCTCGGAGGCGGATGACTACGTGATGGAGGTTGTTGCCGAACTGCAAAAGGCCGGCGTGCGCGCCGAGGCCGATATCCGCAACGAGAAGATCAACTACAAGGTCCGCGAACATTCGGTGGGCAAGGTTCCGGTCATTCTCGCCGTCGGCCATCGCGAAGTGGAGGAGCGCACCGTCTCCGTCCGCCGCCTGGGTGAAAAGCAGACCAAGGTCGAGAGCCTCGAAAATGTTACAAAGGCGCTGGCGGCGGAAGCCACCCCGCCGGATCTTCTGTAA